The genomic interval CCAGGGATCCGGGCCCGGGTCGCGTCCCGCAGCAACCTCCGCTAGCCGGTCGAAGTAATGGGCCCAACCTTCCGCATGTCCGGCGCATTGCTCGGCACTGGGCAGGCCAGTGTGGGTCAGGCGCAGCAACGTTCCATCCGTCCGCTCGATCAGGTCGATCTCGACCAGACTAGACCCGGGTGGCACGACCTCGCTATCGTCCCAGCCAAAGCTGTAGGCCAAGCGGTGCACCGGCACCACCTCGCGGAAGGTGCCGCGGGCGAAGCGAGCGCCTGTGACGTTGACGAGGTAAAGACCGCCGGGCCGCGGCTCAAGCTGTGCTTCCGTCCCTATCCAGCGCAGGATCATCTGCGGGTCGGTCAGGAGTGCGAACACCGCGGCGGGCGGCGCTGGAATGTGCGTCTCGCGGCGGACGACGAGGGCCTCTTGCATCGGTCTCCTCCATGGCTGAGATGGTTGCTCTGCCTTCGGTGGAAGACGGTTGGGGGGCGGTGTTGTGGTCTCCGGGAGATTAGACCCGCGGGGGTCGCTTGCGCTATTGTCGCAGCGTTTTCGGCAAATGATCAGTCGAAGCGATGAGGCAGCCTTCGAAAATTTACCGCTTGAGGATCGATGGAGTCATCCGTGAAACCGCTCTTTGAGATGCTCGCAGCCTATAATGCCTGGGCGAACGAGCGACTATATGCCGCCGCGGCACTCGTGCCAGAGCGCGAGTACCGCGCCGATCACGGCGTCTTCTTTTCTTCACTCCACGGCACGCTCAACCATCTCCTCGTGGGAGACCGTATTTGGATGCACCGCTTCACGGGCGAGGGCGAGGTGCCCAAAGCCCTCGAGTCCATCCTCTACGACGACTTCGGCTCGCTCCTCGAGGCGCGGCGCACCGAGGACGCACGCGTCATCGCCTACATCTCGCGGCTCGACGAGGCGACGCTTGCCGGCACGATCCTCTACCGCTCGACGCGCTCGCCTGCGGAACTCGAGCAGAAATTGGCCCCGCTTCTTCTCCATTTCTTCAATCACCAGACCCACCATCGCGGGCAGGCGCACGCGATCCTCACAAGAATTATGGACGAGGCGCCGTCCTTGGACCTGCTGGTCTTCCAGCGCGAGAGCGGGCTCAGCATGATCAAGAACCAGGGCGGCGACTTCAGCGCCCCCGAACGCAGGCCGAGGCGGCGAGAATAGAGTCCCTTGGGCGCACGAGAAGGCCATCATTACCTCGCGCGGACCCAAAATGAGGCCCACTGGCCGTTCTGCGCTAATCAGCCAAAACAGACTCAGCACAGTTGACCCCGGTGCTCCAGCACATCGCGCCGAAAAGTGCTGGATGCGACAAAGCGCCCGGACCTATCCGGCGGGAACAGTGCCAAGTCTTTGACTTGGCGCGGCCTTTCATGGCAACGTTCGGCACCTCTGGCGGGCACGGCGGACGGAATGGGTGGGAATGCGCATCTACCTTTATGACAGCACGCTGCGCGACGGCGGGCAGACGCAAGGTGTCGATTTTTCGGCCGTCGACAAGGCCGCGATCGCGACGGCGCTCGACCGCCTCGGCATCGATTATGTCGAGGGTGGTTGGCCCGGCGCCAATCCGACTGACGATGCCTTCTTCGCCAATCCCCCGGCACTCCGTCACGCGAAGCTTGCCGCCTTCGGTATGACGCGCCGTGCGGGCAGAAGTGCGGCAAACGATCCGGGACTTTCAGCACTTCTGGCCTCGCCGGCGAAGGCCGTCTGCCTCGTTGGCAAGAGTTGGGACCACCATGTGGTGACCGCGCTAGGCGTGGCGCTTGACGAGAATATCCGCATGATCGCCGAGAGTGTCGCGCACGCGTGCGCAAAGGTCGACGAAGTGATGTTCGATGCGGAGCACTTCTTCGACGGCTATAAGGCGAATGCATCCTATGCACTTCAGTGCGTGGAGGCCGCCCGTTCCGCCGGTGCGCGGTGGATCGTCCTTTGCGACACGAACGGCGGCACGCTGCCCGATGAGGTCGAGCGCATCGTACGCGATGTCGCGGGGCGCATCCCCGGAGAACGCCTCGGCATCCACTGCCACAACGACACGGACAACGCCGTCGCAAACTCGCTTGCGGCCGTGCGCGCGGGCGCGCGACAAATCCAGGGTACCCTCAACGGTCTTGGCGAGCGTTGTGGGAACGCCAACCTCGTCTCCCTGATCCCCACGCTCGTGCTCAAGATGGGATGCGAACTCGGGGTCTCGCGCGACGGTCTCAAGCAACTGACCCACGTCTCGCGTCTTCTCGACGAGCGGCTCAATCAGGCGCCGCGACGGAATGCGCCCTATGTCGGGGAGAGTGCTTTCGCACACAAGGGCGGCCTACACGTCTCGGCGGTCGAAAAAGACCCGACTTGCTACGAGCATGTCCAGCCTGAGCTTGTCGGCAACGCGCGGCACATCGTCGTCTCGGACCAGGCAGGACGGTCGAATATCCTGGCACGGTTTCGCGAAATCGGCCTTGCGGTAGATGCAGGCGATCCGAAGGTGTCGAAACTCGTCGAGAAGGTGAAAGAACAAGAATATCAGGGCTACGCCTACGATGGTGCGGAAGCGAGCTTCGAGCTTTTGGCGCGGCGCGAGCTCGACGGCCTGCCCCATTACTTCCGTACGCAAAGCTTTCGCGTCGAGACGGAGCGGCGCTGGAACGCCAAGGGCGAGATCGTGACGATCTCCCAGGCCGTCGTGAAGATCGTCGTGGGCGACGATCCCCACATGGAGGTTGCAGAAGGAAACGGGCCGGTCGACGCGCTCGACACCGCACTGCGCAAGGCGCTCGCAAAGCACTATCCGCACCTCGCCGACATGCGCCTCGTCGACTACAAAGTGCGCATCCTGACGCCGACCGAGGGGACGCGCGCCGTCACGCGCGTGATGATCGAAAGTGCGGATGGCCAGGGCGCGCGCTGGTCGACGGTCGGCATATCGCCCAACATCATCGAGGCGTCCTACGAAGCACTGGGCGATGGCATCGTCTACAAGCTGTTCCGCGACGGGGCGATCGAGCGATAGCATCGCGGCATGGCCGGCACCGATCGAACGAAGCGCCAAAAGCCATTGAGGCACCGAGGGCCGACGGTGATCCTGGTCGAGCCTCAGCTCGGCGAGAATATCGGCTTTGCCGCACGCGCGATGCTCAATTGCGGGCTCACGGATCTTCGCATCGTCCGGCCACGGGACGGCTGGCCGAACCCAAAGGCCAAAGCCGCGGCGTCCGGCGCCGACACGGTACTGGAACGGGCAATGATTTTCGACGCCATTTCCGATGCAACAGCCGGCCTGCAGCAGCTTTACGCCACGACCGCGCGGCGGCGTGAGATGGTAAAGCCTGTCCTGACGCCGCGCCGAGCGGCCGAGGACGCGCGCGAGCGGGTCGCGAAAGGGGAGCGTGTCGGAATCCTCTTCGGGCCCGAACGCGCGGGCCTCGAGAACGACCACGTATCGCTCGCCGATGCGGTCATCC from Alphaproteobacteria bacterium carries:
- the cimA gene encoding citramalate synthase, translating into MRIYLYDSTLRDGGQTQGVDFSAVDKAAIATALDRLGIDYVEGGWPGANPTDDAFFANPPALRHAKLAAFGMTRRAGRSAANDPGLSALLASPAKAVCLVGKSWDHHVVTALGVALDENIRMIAESVAHACAKVDEVMFDAEHFFDGYKANASYALQCVEAARSAGARWIVLCDTNGGTLPDEVERIVRDVAGRIPGERLGIHCHNDTDNAVANSLAAVRAGARQIQGTLNGLGERCGNANLVSLIPTLVLKMGCELGVSRDGLKQLTHVSRLLDERLNQAPRRNAPYVGESAFAHKGGLHVSAVEKDPTCYEHVQPELVGNARHIVVSDQAGRSNILARFREIGLAVDAGDPKVSKLVEKVKEQEYQGYAYDGAEASFELLARRELDGLPHYFRTQSFRVETERRWNAKGEIVTISQAVVKIVVGDDPHMEVAEGNGPVDALDTALRKALAKHYPHLADMRLVDYKVRILTPTEGTRAVTRVMIESADGQGARWSTVGISPNIIEASYEALGDGIVYKLFRDGAIER
- a CDS encoding RNA methyltransferase, with the translated sequence MILVEPQLGENIGFAARAMLNCGLTDLRIVRPRDGWPNPKAKAAASGADTVLERAMIFDAISDATAGLQQLYATTARRREMVKPVLTPRRAAEDARERVAKGERVGILFGPERAGLENDHVSLADAVIQAPLNPAFASLNLGQAVLIVAYEWWQAGSTVPASHTPLGKSPRANRAQLLGLFAHLEAELVACGFLRNEEKRPSVMRNIRNALERAELTAQEVRTFRGIVANLVEPKFKRPARSRKA
- a CDS encoding DinB family protein, which produces MKPLFEMLAAYNAWANERLYAAAALVPEREYRADHGVFFSSLHGTLNHLLVGDRIWMHRFTGEGEVPKALESILYDDFGSLLEARRTEDARVIAYISRLDEATLAGTILYRSTRSPAELEQKLAPLLLHFFNHQTHHRGQAHAILTRIMDEAPSLDLLVFQRESGLSMIKNQGGDFSAPERRPRRRE
- a CDS encoding SRPBCC family protein, with the protein product MQEALVVRRETHIPAPPAAVFALLTDPQMILRWIGTEAQLEPRPGGLYLVNVTGARFARGTFREVVPVHRLAYSFGWDDSEVVPPGSSLVEIDLIERTDGTLLRLTHTGLPSAEQCAGHAEGWAHYFDRLAEVAAGRDPGPDPWHGRTGPE